From the Pseudomonadota bacterium genome, one window contains:
- a CDS encoding FAD-dependent oxidoreductase encodes MNTDAIPSNARAVIVGGGVIGCSVAYHLAKLGWEDVVLLERKQVSSGTTWHAAGLVTTLRDTEAQTRLAQYSLKLYSELEAETEQATGFIRCGSIQLAMTEDKAEEMRRGCAMARTFDVENHEISPAEIKEKFPLAQVDDLVCGFWFPEDGRVNPADVAQALAKGARQRGVRIFEDTRVTGLIKENGRAVGVNTEKGDVRAEVVVLCPGMWGREVGLMAGIDLPLQAAEHYYLISEPIEGLHNMLPILRDPGRSIYAREEAGKIMLGIFEPDAAPWGVDGIPESFCFDEIQPDWERMESHIERGMQRLPILFETGIRQFFCGPESFTPDHNYLMGRAPYIDNLYVACGFNSLGILSGGGAGYVMSHWINDGVQPYDIWDVDVRRVLPSDNNKSFVVDRIVESLGIAYQMHWPNRQWETGRDVKRSILHDRMAAAGACFGAGAGWERPNWFAREGQEPVYDYDFGRQNWFDNNAEEHRAVREAVGVFEQSSFAKILVQGRDAETVLNRVATADMAMPVGNVAYTQFLNARGGVEADLTITRLADDTFMVVTAAFTATHVKAWIHENIGDDAFCVITDVTGAYAMLNVQGPNARALLSEISSADYSNEAFPFATMQQVEIGYQNAMAIRISYTGELGWELYVPTEMALPVYDRLVEAGVAHGLKHCGYHTLNSLRIEKAYREWAHDIGPLDSLIDAGLAFTCAWDKPGGFIGREALLEQRDAGVPRRRLVQFLLDDPEPMLTHNEPILRDGERAGYTLSSGYAHTLGGCAAMGFLSCEDGVTADYVDAGSYRIEQADRVYDARASLTPMYDPKNARIRC; translated from the coding sequence ATGAATACAGACGCGATTCCATCCAACGCTCGCGCGGTCATTGTCGGCGGTGGTGTCATAGGCTGCTCGGTGGCCTATCACCTGGCCAAGCTTGGCTGGGAGGACGTCGTTCTGCTTGAGCGCAAGCAGGTGAGCAGTGGCACCACCTGGCATGCCGCCGGTTTGGTCACGACCCTTCGCGATACCGAGGCGCAGACCCGTCTGGCGCAGTACTCGCTGAAACTCTATAGCGAGCTGGAGGCCGAAACCGAGCAGGCGACCGGTTTCATCCGCTGCGGCTCAATCCAACTTGCCATGACCGAGGATAAGGCCGAGGAGATGCGGCGCGGCTGCGCGATGGCGCGGACGTTTGATGTCGAGAACCACGAGATCTCGCCGGCGGAGATCAAGGAGAAGTTTCCGCTCGCCCAGGTCGACGATCTCGTGTGCGGCTTCTGGTTCCCGGAGGATGGCCGGGTCAACCCCGCCGACGTCGCCCAAGCGCTGGCCAAGGGCGCGCGTCAGCGCGGCGTGCGTATCTTCGAGGACACGAGGGTCACGGGCCTGATCAAGGAGAACGGCCGCGCGGTCGGCGTCAACACCGAGAAGGGTGACGTGCGCGCCGAGGTCGTCGTGTTGTGTCCGGGGATGTGGGGCCGCGAGGTCGGGCTGATGGCCGGTATCGATCTGCCCTTGCAGGCGGCCGAGCACTATTACCTGATTTCCGAGCCGATCGAGGGCCTGCACAACATGCTGCCAATCCTGCGCGATCCCGGACGCAGCATCTACGCGCGCGAGGAGGCGGGCAAAATCATGCTCGGCATCTTCGAGCCTGACGCCGCGCCCTGGGGCGTTGACGGTATTCCCGAGAGTTTCTGTTTCGACGAGATCCAGCCCGATTGGGAGCGCATGGAGTCGCATATCGAGCGCGGCATGCAGCGTTTGCCGATCCTGTTTGAGACCGGCATCCGCCAGTTCTTCTGCGGCCCCGAATCGTTCACGCCGGACCACAATTATCTGATGGGCCGCGCGCCTTACATCGACAACCTCTACGTCGCCTGCGGCTTCAACTCGCTCGGCATCCTGTCGGGCGGCGGCGCAGGTTACGTGATGTCGCATTGGATCAACGACGGCGTGCAGCCCTACGACATCTGGGATGTCGACGTCCGCCGCGTCCTGCCGTCCGACAACAACAAATCCTTCGTCGTCGATCGCATCGTCGAATCGCTTGGCATCGCCTACCAGATGCACTGGCCGAACCGGCAGTGGGAGACCGGGCGCGACGTCAAACGCTCCATCCTGCACGACCGCATGGCAGCGGCCGGCGCCTGTTTCGGCGCCGGGGCCGGCTGGGAGCGGCCGAACTGGTTCGCGCGTGAGGGGCAGGAGCCGGTCTATGACTATGATTTCGGCCGCCAGAACTGGTTCGACAACAATGCCGAAGAGCACCGCGCCGTGCGCGAGGCGGTCGGTGTCTTCGAACAGTCGTCGTTTGCCAAGATCCTGGTCCAGGGCCGCGATGCGGAAACCGTGCTGAACCGGGTCGCCACCGCCGACATGGCGATGCCCGTGGGCAATGTGGCCTACACCCAGTTCCTGAACGCGCGCGGCGGTGTCGAGGCTGACCTCACCATCACGCGGCTTGCCGACGACACGTTCATGGTGGTGACGGCGGCGTTCACGGCGACCCATGTGAAGGCCTGGATCCACGAGAACATCGGCGACGACGCATTCTGCGTGATCACCGACGTCACCGGCGCTTATGCCATGCTGAACGTGCAGGGTCCCAACGCGCGCGCCCTGCTGTCCGAGATCTCTAGCGCCGACTACTCGAACGAGGCGTTTCCCTTCGCCACCATGCAGCAGGTCGAAATCGGCTACCAGAACGCCATGGCGATCCGCATCTCCTATACCGGCGAACTCGGCTGGGAGCTCTACGTGCCGACGGAGATGGCGTTGCCGGTCTATGACCGTTTGGTCGAGGCGGGCGTCGCGCACGGGCTGAAGCACTGCGGCTATCACACGCTCAACAGCTTGCGCATCGAAAAGGCGTATCGCGAATGGGCCCACGACATCGGGCCGCTGGATTCACTGATCGATGCCGGTCTCGCCTTCACCTGCGCCTGGGATAAGCCCGGCGGTTTCATCGGCCGCGAGGCGCTGCTCGAGCAGCGCGACGCCGGGGTGCCGCGGCGGCGTCTGGTGCAGTTCCTGCTCGACGACCCCGAGCCCATGCTGACCCACAACGAACCGATCCTGCGCGATGGCGAGCGGGCCGGCTATACGCTGTCGTCGGGTTACGCCCACACGCTGGGCGGATGCGCGGCGATGGGCTTTCTCAGCTGCGAGGATGGCGTCACGGCGGACTACGTCGATGCCGGCAGTTATCGCATCGAGCAGGCCGACCGCGTCTATGACGCGCGCGCCTCGCTGACGCCGATGTACGATCCCAAGAACGCCCGGATACGCTGCTGA
- a CDS encoding branched-chain amino acid ABC transporter permease, with protein sequence MDAIILQVLNGLDKGSAYTLIALGLTLIFGTLGVVNFAHGALFMLGAFCAVTLNRLLTLSMEVVDETRTDFLGNPLVVNVPYVEEWFGTQFGGAIIDWSVPLALLLAIPVMALVGLAMERGLIKHFYKRPHAEQILVTFGLAIVLQQIVKYFYGANPIATPAPDAFQGSFDFGVLIGFEPFTIIYPYWRLVYFCFAAVVITGVFAFLRYTTFGMVVRAGMVDRETVGLLGINIGRRFTFMFALAAIVAGVAGVMYTPIVAPNYNMGMNFLVLSFVVVVVGGMGSLPGAVAAGFLLGILESFASMSAVIDLIPGINQVIIYLVAIIVLLVRPRGLLGKKGVMED encoded by the coding sequence ATGGACGCGATCATCCTGCAGGTTCTCAACGGGCTGGATAAGGGCAGCGCATACACGCTGATCGCGCTCGGCCTGACACTGATCTTCGGAACACTCGGCGTCGTGAATTTTGCCCACGGCGCGCTGTTCATGCTGGGCGCGTTCTGCGCCGTCACGCTGAACAGGCTGCTCACGCTCTCGATGGAAGTCGTCGACGAGACGCGCACGGACTTCCTTGGCAACCCACTCGTTGTCAATGTGCCTTATGTCGAGGAATGGTTCGGGACCCAGTTCGGCGGGGCGATCATCGACTGGTCGGTCCCACTCGCGCTCCTGCTTGCCATTCCGGTCATGGCATTGGTGGGCCTCGCCATGGAACGCGGCCTTATCAAGCATTTCTACAAGCGACCGCACGCCGAACAGATTCTGGTGACCTTCGGTCTCGCCATCGTGCTTCAGCAGATCGTGAAGTACTTTTATGGCGCGAACCCGATCGCGACGCCGGCACCGGATGCTTTCCAAGGATCGTTCGACTTCGGCGTCCTGATCGGCTTTGAACCCTTCACCATCATCTATCCCTACTGGCGGCTTGTTTACTTCTGTTTCGCCGCCGTCGTCATCACAGGGGTCTTTGCCTTCCTGCGCTACACGACCTTCGGCATGGTGGTGCGTGCCGGCATGGTCGACCGCGAGACGGTCGGGCTTCTCGGCATCAATATCGGGCGGCGCTTCACCTTCATGTTCGCGCTGGCCGCCATCGTCGCCGGCGTGGCCGGCGTCATGTACACGCCCATCGTCGCGCCCAACTACAACATGGGCATGAACTTCCTGGTGCTCAGCTTCGTCGTTGTCGTCGTCGGCGGCATGGGAAGCTTGCCTGGCGCTGTGGCGGCGGGCTTTCTGCTCGGCATTCTGGAGAGCTTCGCCTCCATGTCCGCCGTGATCGACCTCATCCCGGGGATCAACCAGGTGATCATCTATCTGGTGGCGATCATCGTCCTGCTTGTCCGCCCACGCGGATTGTTGGGCAAAAAAGGCGTGATGGAGGACTGA
- a CDS encoding Xaa-Pro peptidase family protein: protein MPAPKISDSEFADRRRRAQDLAKEMGLDALVVWSRSGHSVEAYGDLYYLTNFLSLFPCVPDRATWSSRGHGALILPVDGEAILITDYLDDPEDRIKVTDVRLSIDLAAGVADVLRDTGLLDKRLGMVGMMSFLVSAQKRMESRAGQKIEFIDADNILDRLRLIKSPAEIAQMRWSAGVGVKWMDATMGAVVEGNTEGDAVGAGLRVLAANGGTQQDIAIASGPNSIRYMGSSGMPHWNVTRPLETGDLVHIDQWGPVDGYYTDFARSTVVGGKPNDGQRELLDGNVALIHHIIDGIQPGQTTFGDLYKRGSRWLDDNGFANHKTTGDETNMFSQLFPCFGHALGLGIDGPWITEDETTVVEPNMTLAVEAVISKPRVGASNFEENILVRETGAEILTDGCESKRWG, encoded by the coding sequence ATGCCCGCCCCAAAAATCTCTGATAGTGAGTTCGCCGATCGCCGCCGTCGCGCGCAGGATCTGGCTAAGGAGATGGGGCTAGACGCCCTTGTTGTCTGGTCGCGCAGCGGCCACTCCGTGGAGGCCTATGGCGATCTCTACTATCTCACCAACTTTCTCTCGCTGTTCCCTTGCGTGCCCGACCGTGCCACCTGGTCGAGCCGTGGTCACGGCGCCCTGATCCTGCCGGTGGACGGTGAGGCCATCCTGATCACCGATTATCTTGATGATCCCGAGGACAGGATAAAGGTCACGGATGTGCGCCTGTCCATCGACCTTGCCGCCGGTGTGGCCGACGTTCTGCGCGACACAGGGCTTCTGGACAAGCGGTTGGGCATGGTGGGCATGATGTCGTTCCTGGTCAGCGCGCAAAAGCGCATGGAAAGCCGCGCCGGACAGAAGATCGAGTTCATCGACGCGGACAACATTCTCGATCGGCTGCGGCTGATCAAGAGCCCGGCCGAAATCGCGCAGATGCGCTGGTCGGCGGGTGTCGGGGTCAAATGGATGGACGCAACGATGGGTGCGGTCGTCGAGGGCAACACCGAAGGCGATGCCGTGGGTGCGGGCCTCAGGGTGCTGGCTGCGAATGGCGGCACGCAACAGGATATCGCGATCGCGAGCGGGCCCAATTCGATCCGCTACATGGGCAGTTCCGGCATGCCGCATTGGAACGTGACGCGTCCGCTAGAGACGGGCGACCTCGTTCATATCGATCAGTGGGGTCCCGTCGACGGCTACTACACGGACTTCGCCCGTTCGACGGTCGTTGGTGGCAAACCGAACGACGGCCAGCGCGAGCTTCTGGACGGCAACGTCGCGCTTATTCATCACATCATCGATGGAATTCAGCCTGGCCAGACAACATTCGGCGATCTCTACAAACGTGGCTCGCGCTGGCTGGACGACAACGGTTTCGCCAACCACAAGACGACCGGCGACGAAACCAACATGTTCAGCCAGCTCTTTCCCTGCTTCGGCCACGCCCTCGGCCTCGGCATCGACGGACCCTGGATAACCGAAGACGAGACGACCGTCGTCGAGCCGAACATGACGCTTGCTGTGGAGGCGGTGATCAGCAAGCCGCGCGTCGGTGCGTCGAACTTTGAGGAGAATATTCTGGTAAGGGAAACCGGTGCGGAAATCCTGACCGACGGCTGCGAAAGCAAGCGCTGGGGCTGA
- a CDS encoding LuxR C-terminal-related transcriptional regulator, protein MDRAKHITEGRQQPSSDGYRELVTGLASVLERVGGDGFYDSLAEGVAQFFGCNRWLVIRYARYAKPKFLVNRSMTEQAVASYLKTFYRIDPLLRMVRRGTSEAVITFDELRQNAQDTLFHDEMFNTARIRDELVFLLPAIGGVSIALCLDRGERGFSSADTAQARDIHATLDQLHRLHVNQSLRASTGYTLEQSDAAMMILDAGGHILFRTADWITNITPESEADFVSAAGRSAQGSRRIAPEFILHWETLAPSNAIAPGGTCVVFEHVSPGYMYLPAEDWRAQFAISHDLTQREVDIVSRLLTGEPTARIADALSISAGTVRNHKHRLYSKLDITSERELFCMIFDDLVRRQMDVRQNVQATSPGAAPRPV, encoded by the coding sequence GTGGATCGCGCAAAACACATTACGGAAGGTCGGCAACAACCCTCCTCGGACGGCTATCGGGAGCTTGTCACAGGCCTTGCATCGGTTCTCGAACGGGTCGGCGGGGACGGTTTCTATGACAGCCTTGCAGAAGGCGTAGCTCAGTTCTTCGGCTGCAACCGGTGGCTGGTGATCCGCTATGCCCGCTACGCGAAGCCGAAATTCCTTGTCAATCGCTCGATGACGGAGCAGGCCGTCGCGAGTTATCTGAAGACCTTTTACCGGATTGACCCGCTGCTTCGCATGGTCCGGCGCGGAACGTCGGAAGCGGTCATTACCTTCGATGAGTTACGCCAGAACGCTCAGGACACATTGTTCCATGATGAGATGTTCAACACCGCGCGCATACGCGATGAACTGGTGTTCCTGTTGCCGGCCATTGGCGGTGTGAGCATCGCGCTTTGTCTCGACCGGGGCGAGCGCGGTTTTTCCTCAGCGGATACAGCACAAGCGCGTGATATCCACGCGACCCTGGACCAGCTCCACCGGCTTCATGTGAACCAAAGCCTGCGTGCGAGTACGGGCTATACCCTTGAGCAGTCGGATGCGGCCATGATGATCCTTGATGCGGGGGGACATATCCTGTTCCGCACGGCTGACTGGATCACGAACATCACGCCTGAAAGCGAGGCGGACTTCGTGTCGGCGGCCGGCAGGTCGGCACAAGGTTCGCGCCGGATCGCGCCGGAGTTCATCCTGCATTGGGAGACGCTTGCGCCGTCGAACGCGATCGCGCCCGGTGGCACATGCGTGGTGTTCGAGCACGTGTCGCCCGGCTACATGTACCTGCCGGCCGAGGACTGGCGGGCCCAGTTCGCCATTAGCCATGATCTGACCCAGCGCGAAGTCGACATCGTGTCACGGCTGTTGACCGGCGAGCCCACGGCCCGCATCGCCGACGCACTCAGCATCAGCGCCGGCACGGTTCGCAACCACAAGCACCGGCTCTATTCCAAGCTCGACATTACGTCCGAGCGGGAGCTCTTCTGCATGATCTTCGATGATCTCGTTCGCCGACAGATGGATGTGAGGCAGAACGTCCAGGCCACATCTCCCGGCGCGGCACCGCGACCAGTCTGA
- a CDS encoding ABC transporter ATP-binding protein has product MGILEVKHINKNFGGLKALNDVNLDVEEGTVHAIIGPNGAGKSTLLNTFVGRLEPDTGEVNFDGRSLLNRHPYEINQMGVCRVFQTPEIFDHLSLLENVMIPTFAKRDGAFVLNAWRRMDHNEDVIASAEHVLDDVGLADQRHSTADSLSRGDKRRLELAMCLVQEPRLLLLDEPTAGMSRADTNNTIDLLKRIGERGITKIVIEHDMHVVFSLAKRISVMSQGTVIVEGSPDEIKGDPKVQEAYLGGAHL; this is encoded by the coding sequence ATGGGAATTCTTGAGGTCAAACACATCAACAAGAACTTCGGCGGACTGAAGGCGCTGAACGACGTCAATCTCGACGTCGAGGAAGGCACGGTACACGCCATCATCGGCCCGAACGGCGCGGGCAAGTCGACTCTGCTGAACACCTTTGTCGGGCGTCTTGAACCGGATACGGGCGAGGTGAATTTCGACGGTCGGTCCTTGCTGAACCGCCACCCGTACGAGATCAACCAGATGGGTGTGTGCCGCGTTTTCCAGACGCCCGAGATCTTCGATCACCTTTCGCTTCTGGAAAACGTGATGATTCCCACATTCGCCAAACGCGACGGTGCTTTCGTGCTGAATGCCTGGCGGCGGATGGATCACAACGAAGATGTCATCGCCAGCGCCGAACACGTTCTGGACGATGTCGGCCTCGCCGATCAGCGCCACAGCACCGCCGATTCACTGTCGCGCGGCGACAAGCGCCGACTGGAACTGGCCATGTGTCTGGTTCAGGAGCCGCGCCTTCTGCTGCTCGACGAACCGACGGCCGGTATGTCCCGCGCCGACACCAACAACACGATCGACCTGTTGAAGCGCATTGGCGAGCGCGGCATCACCAAGATCGTCATCGAGCACGACATGCATGTTGTCTTCTCGCTCGCGAAGAGGATCTCCGTTATGTCGCAGGGCACCGTGATCGTCGAGGGCTCGCCTGACGAGATCAAGGGCGATCCGAAGGTCCAGGAAGCCTACCTTGGAGGAGCACACCTATGA
- a CDS encoding branched-chain amino acid ABC transporter permease produces the protein MLGLSRRDITLFLIVLALVVLAPFILNPFPETSGLARFNAGYPDLMQRFVIFGIFAMGFNILFGLTGYLSFGHAAFLGVGSYAGVWMMKLLTVNVVPAILASVIVAGLFSLVIGYICLRRSGIYFSILTLAFAQMSFALAYSVLTPITAGETGLQLSLADPRILEGAAEGGTIPAANFFGIEMRSGVEWGVGDWLFTFNFGYYLCALFMLLAFYVSIRIFRSPFGTMLKAVKANQRRMNYTGLNPRPYTLAAFVISGMYAGLAGGLMAAVDPLAGADRMYWLASGEVVLMTILGGAGTLVGPLLGAGVIKYFENIFSRLNEAGLNDLFSFLPDWLQQAIVSVAQMFVGDGWLLTLGAIFMAVVIFLPGGIVEGGQHFSRWLRRKKRTKEDVTEPAPAGPPAQ, from the coding sequence ATGCTTGGACTAAGTCGACGAGACATTACGCTCTTCCTGATTGTCCTGGCGCTGGTCGTCCTGGCGCCCTTTATCCTCAACCCGTTTCCGGAGACGTCAGGGCTGGCGCGCTTCAACGCCGGCTATCCGGATCTGATGCAGCGCTTCGTCATCTTTGGCATCTTCGCCATGGGCTTCAACATCCTGTTTGGTTTGACTGGCTATCTATCGTTCGGTCACGCGGCCTTCTTGGGTGTCGGGTCCTATGCCGGTGTGTGGATGATGAAACTCCTGACGGTGAACGTGGTGCCGGCGATCCTGGCGTCCGTCATCGTGGCCGGGCTCTTCTCGCTGGTCATCGGCTATATCTGTCTCAGACGCTCGGGCATCTATTTCTCCATCCTGACACTGGCGTTCGCGCAAATGTCCTTCGCGCTGGCCTATTCGGTGCTGACGCCGATCACCGCCGGCGAAACCGGCCTTCAGCTGTCGCTTGCCGATCCGCGCATTCTCGAGGGCGCCGCCGAGGGCGGCACCATCCCGGCCGCGAACTTCTTCGGCATTGAGATGCGCTCCGGCGTCGAGTGGGGCGTGGGCGACTGGCTCTTCACCTTCAACTTCGGGTACTACCTCTGCGCCCTATTCATGCTGTTGGCCTTCTATGTCTCGATCCGGATCTTCCGGTCCCCCTTCGGCACGATGCTGAAGGCAGTCAAGGCGAACCAGCGGCGCATGAACTACACCGGCCTCAACCCCAGGCCCTACACACTGGCCGCCTTTGTCATCTCCGGCATGTATGCCGGCCTTGCGGGCGGGCTCATGGCGGCCGTCGATCCACTGGCCGGCGCTGACCGCATGTATTGGCTTGCATCCGGCGAGGTCGTTTTGATGACCATTCTCGGTGGCGCGGGCACGCTGGTCGGACCACTGCTTGGCGCCGGCGTCATCAAGTACTTCGAGAACATCTTCTCGCGCCTCAACGAAGCCGGCCTGAATGACCTCTTCAGTTTCCTGCCGGACTGGTTGCAGCAAGCGATTGTCTCCGTGGCACAGATGTTCGTCGGTGACGGCTGGTTGCTGACGCTGGGTGCGATCTTCATGGCCGTGGTGATCTTCCTTCCAGGCGGCATCGTCGAAGGCGGTCAGCACTTCTCACGCTGGCTTAGGCGTAAGAAACGAACCAAAGAGGACGTGACAGAGCCGGCCCCCGCAGGGCCCCCGGCGCAGTGA
- a CDS encoding ABC transporter ATP-binding protein, whose translation MSDDTLLNVDVSGGKVPGVAPVRGKGGAPAFFSAWDLHAYYGESYIVQGVSFDIREGEIVALLGRNGAGKTSTMRTIARADSPALMHGEIWLDHKPVHEMKSHEAAQIGIGLVPEDRRIIQGLTVEENLKLARIAPPHGWSIERIYDLFPRLGERRTQEGTTLSGGEQQMLAIGRTLARDIKLLLLDEPYEGLAPVIVQEIERTLEEIKDLGITTIIVEQNAIAALHLADRAIILDMGHIVFDGISQEVLDNADLRQQYLAI comes from the coding sequence ATGAGCGACGATACGTTGCTGAATGTCGACGTGAGCGGCGGCAAGGTACCGGGTGTCGCGCCGGTAAGAGGCAAGGGCGGCGCGCCTGCCTTCTTCTCGGCCTGGGACCTGCATGCCTATTATGGCGAAAGCTATATCGTCCAAGGCGTCAGCTTCGATATTCGCGAAGGCGAGATCGTCGCGCTGCTCGGCCGCAACGGCGCCGGCAAAACGTCGACCATGCGCACGATCGCCCGCGCCGACAGCCCGGCGCTGATGCATGGTGAAATTTGGCTCGACCACAAGCCGGTCCACGAGATGAAGAGTCACGAGGCCGCGCAAATCGGCATCGGTCTGGTGCCGGAGGACAGGCGCATCATTCAGGGCCTCACCGTTGAAGAGAACCTGAAGTTAGCCCGCATCGCGCCGCCTCACGGATGGTCGATCGAACGTATCTACGATCTCTTCCCCAGGCTGGGCGAGCGTCGGACGCAGGAAGGCACGACGCTCTCGGGCGGCGAACAGCAGATGTTGGCGATCGGGCGCACCCTGGCGCGCGACATCAAGCTGCTTCTGCTGGACGAACCCTATGAAGGGCTGGCCCCGGTCATCGTTCAGGAAATCGAACGCACGCTCGAAGAGATCAAGGATCTGGGCATCACCACGATCATCGTCGAACAGAACGCCATTGCGGCGCTCCACCTGGCTGATCGGGCCATCATTCTGGACATGGGTCACATCGTTTTCGACGGAATCTCGCAGGAGGTCCTCGATAACGCGGATCTGCGCCAACAGTATCTGGCGATCTGA